A genomic window from Enterobacteriaceae endosymbiont of Macroplea appendiculata includes:
- the ychF gene encoding redox-regulated ATPase YchF: protein MSLKCGIIGLPNVGKSTLFNLLTNSNVDALNYPFCTIKPNISIVKVPDSRLLTLSKLVNTKKNIYTTITFVDIAGLIQGAHLGIGLGNKFLRHIATVNAIIHVVKYFYDTNIYDLSSQDPIKDIDIIHNELIQFDITLCEKLIIQFLKNKKFVRHKELNLLHICLKYLKKKILLNNINFSFEEKNILNTYQILSIKPIMIVVNMDFKHLNKKNTDIKINHIATKFLTVPICAKLKSQNTQDTTIQNHYLNQIIQSSFNLLNLHNFYTVSTKEVRSWSISKGTIAVNAAKKIHSDIQRGFIRANVISYKDYVTYKCINIMKKFGKIKIEGKKYIINDGDIIHFLFNI, encoded by the coding sequence ATGAGTTTAAAATGCGGTATTATTGGTTTACCAAATGTTGGTAAATCTACTTTATTTAATTTATTAACTAATTCTAATGTAGATGCATTAAATTATCCTTTTTGTACTATAAAACCTAATATAAGTATTGTTAAAGTACCTGATTCTAGATTATTAACTTTATCTAAGTTAGTTAATACAAAAAAAAATATATATACTACTATTACTTTTGTTGATATTGCTGGATTGATACAAGGTGCACATTTAGGGATTGGTTTAGGTAATAAATTTTTAAGACATATTGCAACAGTTAATGCTATTATACATGTTGTAAAATATTTTTATGATACAAATATATATGATTTATCTTCTCAAGATCCTATTAAAGATATTGATATTATTCATAATGAATTAATACAATTTGATATAACATTATGTGAAAAATTAATAATACAATTTTTAAAAAATAAAAAATTTGTTAGACATAAAGAACTCAATTTATTACATATTTGTTTAAAGTATCTGAAAAAAAAAATTTTATTAAATAATATTAATTTTAGTTTTGAAGAAAAAAATATTTTGAATACTTATCAAATATTAAGTATTAAACCAATAATGATTGTAGTAAATATGGATTTTAAACATTTAAATAAAAAAAATACTGATATTAAAATTAATCATATTGCTACAAAATTTTTAACGGTGCCAATATGTGCTAAATTAAAATCTCAAAATACACAAGATACTACAATACAAAATCATTATTTAAATCAAATTATTCAATCTAGTTTTAATTTATTAAATTTACATAATTTTTATACTGTTAGTACTAAAGAAGTTAGATCATGGAGTATTAGTAAAGGTACTATTGCTGTGAATGCAGCAAAAAAAATTCATAGTGATATACAACGTGGTTTTATTAGAGCTAATGTTATATCGTATAAAGATTATGTTACTTATAAATGTATTAATATTATGAAAAAATTTGGGAAAATAAAAATAGAAGGTAAAAAATATATTATTAATGATGGTGATATAATACATTTTTTATTTAATATATAA
- a CDS encoding anthranilate synthase component 1: MIINKPILQLIQKNVIYNKNLTTIFNKICCHKNNTLLLESADIIYKNNLKSLLIIDSSIKIYAYKNVVYIDSFTHNGNALLLLLDKILPKNIINFKTINHRILEVPKNNKFLDEDERLQEQSVLDILRLILQLVHNPYKNQYAMFLGGFFSYDLIYNFEYLPKITKQVCPDYCFYLAETLLIVNHKKQTTYLQSVIYIPNKTEYDRLYNRILKLHKHISVIHNNFTKKKTRFLNPIKYTCNYDDLTFYKIIMNMKKKIESGDIFQVVPSRKFYIKCHQPLKAYTILKELNPSPYMFFMQDQDFILFGSSPESSLKFTAITRKVEIYPIAGTRARGIINGKLNLDLDNRIELEMRTDQKELSEHLMLVDLARNDLAKICIPGSRYIADLMRVDRYKYVMHLVSKVIGILRKELDALHAYRACMNMGTLTGAPKIRAMKLIAQMEIESRGTYGGAIGYLTANGDLDTCIIIRAAYIQNNIAIIQAGAGIVLNSKPLLEIQESFDKAKAVLNAINYTL; encoded by the coding sequence ATGATAATAAATAAACCTATATTACAACTCATACAAAAAAACGTTATATATAATAAAAATCTCACAACTATTTTTAATAAAATTTGTTGTCATAAAAATAACACATTATTATTAGAATCAGCAGATATAATTTATAAAAATAATTTAAAAAGTTTATTAATTATTGATAGTAGTATAAAAATATATGCCTATAAAAATGTTGTATATATCGATTCTTTTACACATAATGGTAATGCATTACTATTATTATTAGATAAAATATTACCGAAAAATATTATTAATTTTAAAACTATTAATCATAGAATATTAGAAGTTCCTAAAAATAATAAATTTTTAGATGAAGATGAACGTTTACAAGAACAATCTGTTTTAGATATTTTAAGATTAATTTTGCAGTTAGTACATAATCCTTATAAAAATCAATATGCAATGTTTTTAGGTGGTTTTTTTTCTTATGACTTAATATATAATTTTGAGTATTTGCCTAAGATTACTAAACAAGTATGTCCAGATTATTGTTTTTATTTAGCAGAAACATTATTAATTGTAAATCATAAAAAACAAACTACTTACTTGCAAAGCGTTATATACATACCTAATAAAACGGAATATGATAGATTATATAATAGAATTTTAAAATTACATAAACATATTTCTGTTATACATAATAATTTTACTAAAAAAAAAACACGATTCTTAAATCCTATAAAATATACATGTAATTATGATGATTTAACTTTTTATAAAATTATCATGAATATGAAAAAAAAAATTGAATCAGGAGATATTTTTCAAGTAGTTCCTTCTAGAAAATTTTATATTAAATGTCATCAACCATTAAAAGCATATACAATATTAAAAGAACTAAATCCTAGTCCTTATATGTTTTTTATGCAAGATCAAGATTTTATATTATTTGGTTCTTCTCCTGAGAGTTCATTAAAATTTACTGCGATAACCAGAAAAGTTGAAATCTATCCTATTGCCGGTACAAGAGCGAGAGGAATTATTAATGGTAAATTAAATTTAGATTTAGATAATCGTATTGAATTAGAAATGCGTACAGATCAAAAAGAATTATCAGAACATTTAATGCTTGTAGATTTAGCACGGAATGATCTAGCTAAAATATGTATTCCAGGCAGTAGATATATAGCAGATTTAATGAGAGTAGATCGTTATAAATATGTGATGCATTTAGTTTCAAAAGTTATAGGTATTTTACGAAAAGAATTAGATGCACTTCATGCTTATAGAGCATGTATGAATATGGGTACATTAACTGGCGCTCCTAAAATACGTGCTATGAAACTTATTGCACAAATGGAAATAGAATCTAGAGGTACTTATGGTGGTGCTATAGGTTATTTAACAGCAAATGGTGATCTAGATACATGTATTATTATACGTGCTGCTTATATACAAAATAATATTGCTATTATACAAGCAGGAGCTGGAATAGTATTAAATTCAAAACCATTATTAGAAATACAAGAAAGTTTTGATAAAGCTAAAGCAGTATTAAATGCCATTAATTATACTTTATAA